One window from the genome of Artemia franciscana chromosome 12, ASM3288406v1, whole genome shotgun sequence encodes:
- the LOC136033689 gene encoding glutathione peroxidase 7-like, which yields MVLKHNHRTTVYTTLDSNTITCRCSTRNAPVYSECSITKGRFGLMFASQAPSDAGRQRGFTDSHYKALKRMQDILGFEYRFQVLAFPCNQFGEQERGTNYDIKNFLYGNYRVESPVFSKIDVIGDNSHPAFRNLVAQSSIHPEWNFYKYLVNPEGRVIKDWITKVTIDEIFSDVKRAVEEAGKDNTTKFQIKEEVFSEERNRSSDEVLLNAEEDSKFLSL from the exons ATGGTGCTTAAACACAATCACAGGACAACAGTATACACTACTTTGGATTCAAATACAATCACATGCAGATGCTCTACTCGCAATGCTCCAGTTTATTCAGAATGCTCCATTACTAAAGGAAGATTTGGCTTAATGTTCGCTTCACAAGCACCCA GTGACGCTGGTCGTCAACGTGGATTTACAGATTCTCATTATAAAGCTTTAAAACGAATGCAAGATATACTTGGCTTCGAATATAGATTTCAAGTTTTGGCTTTTCCTTGTAATCAGTTTGGTGAACAGGAGCGAGGTACCAACTATGACATCAAGAATTTTCTGTACGGAAATTATCGTGTTGAATCTCCTGTGTTTTCGAAGATAGATGTCATTGGTGATAATTCGCATCCGGCGTTTAGAAACCTTGTTG CCCAATCATCTATACATCCGGAATGGAATTTCTACAAATATTTGGTTAATCCTGAAGGGAGGGTGATCAAAGATTGGATCACTAAAGTAACAATTGATGAGATATTCAGCGACGTTAAACGTGCTGTAGAAGAAGCAGGAAAAGACAATACTacgaaatttcaaatcaaagaaGAAGTTTTTAGTGAAGAAAGAAATAGAAGTAGTGACGAAGTTCTATTGAATGCTGAAGAAGATTCAAAATTCCTAAGCCTGTAG
- the LOC136033434 gene encoding uncharacterized protein LOC136033434, which translates to MRSCPEETNPFENIYRVNGGATFRGKTTATETSTTASDTLPPQITTPACPRNRFLTAKQNLKMGFWNVRTMNQLSKTEQVLKEMRQYLIDILVLSETRWTGNGLEKFSDGYVMAYSGHPSVHRAGVGLLMSPLAHKAMTNWNPVNERIMTARFVSNHTKMTIIACYAPTNEADEEEKDAFYNMLHSVTKDVPRHDVLCVVGDLNAKVGADRQYCPEVLGPHGMGEINENGTLLIDYALSNDLIIGGSMFDHKTIHKYTWVSPDGRTKNQIDHFLMSRRWRSSLCDVRGFRGADVNTDHILMIAEVRIKLKAQRRKTNTATHKQFDTDKLKDPDIRKNFCISLHKRFEALNLLGETNDFDVENIWTSVKSVYHDVAKANLGFKKRKKEEWISDDTWKYISKRKETRTLILNTSSPEQKAQLQLRYKEEDKAVKRSARKDKRIAIERKAAFAEEAAKKGDSKMVYRLTNEIVGKKTNRTSLVKDENGDIISDPQKADERWASHFEKVLNRPRPDDPETVPDTPFLQIDVSADPPSTVEVTTAVKKLKNGRAPGVDGITAEMLKASLRACMFVWTALLVAIWNNEKVPKDSTRGILVKLFKKGDAQICDNWRGINLTSVPSKILASVILQRLRAALDSHLREEQHGFRPGRSCSDLIFILRLMVEESREWNKKLYLLFIDFEKAFDSVDRDTMEDFEILRST; encoded by the coding sequence ATGCGTTCTTGCCCAGAAGAAACAAACCCATTCGAGAATATCTACCGCGTGAATGGAGGGGCAACCTTCAGGGGAAAAACAACTGCAACTGAAACGTCTACAACAGCCTCGGATACATTACCTCCCCAGATAACGACCCCTGCATGCCCCCGGAACCGATTTTTGACTGCGAAACAGAATCTAAAGATGGGTTTTTGGAACGTGAGAACGATGAACCAGTTATCCAAGACAGAGCAAGTTCTTAAAGAGATGAGACAATACCTCATCGATATACTCGTTCTCAGTGAAACAAGGTGGACTGGAAATGGATTAGAGAAGTTCAGTGATGGATATGTCATGGCATATAGTGGTCACCCTTCCGTCCACCGCGCTGGTGTAGGACTTCTGATGTCGCCACTTGCACACAAAGCAATGACAAACTGGAACCCAGTTAACGAACGTATAATGACAGCTCGCTTCGTATCAAATCACACAAAAATGACCATCATCGCATGCTACGCTCCAACAAACGAAGCTGATGAAGAGGAGAAAGATGCTTTCTATAACATGCTACACTCGGTCACCAAAGACGTTCCCAGGCATGATGTACTCTGCGTGGTTGGCGATCTAAATGCTAAAGTTGGTGCAGACCGCCAGTACTGCCCTGAAGTTCTGGGCCCACATGGCATGGGAGAGATAAATGAGAATGGCACACTGCTAATCGATTATGCACTAAGCAACGATTTGATAATAGGTGGTAGTATGTTCGACCATAAAACGATTCACAAGTACACATGGGTGTCCCCCGACGGCCGAACGAAGAAtcaaatcgaccatttcctcATGTCAAGACGTTGGAGAAGTAGCCTATGTGACGTGAGGGGTTTTCGAGGAGCGGATGTTAATACAGATCACATCCTGATGATAGCCGAAGtaagaatcaaactgaaagctCAGAGGCGGAAAACTAACACTGCAACACATAAACAATTTGACACCGATAAGCTGAAAGATCCTGACATCCGCAAAAACTTCTGCATATCTCTACATAAGAGATTTGAAGCGTTAAATCTGCTCGGCGAAACCAATGACTTTGATGTTGAGAATATATGGACCTCAGTCAAGAGTGTGTACCATGACGTTGCGAAGGCCAACCTTGGcttcaagaaaagaaagaaagaagaatggATATCGGATGACACCTGGAAATACATCAGTAAACGCAAGGAGACCCGAACGCTTATCCTGAATACATCAAGCCCAGAGCAAAAAGCCCAATTACAGCTCCGCTACAAAGAAGAGGATAAAGCAGTGAAAAGAAGTGCCaggaaagacaaaagaattgcCATTGAGAGAAAAGCAGCCTTTGCAGAAGAAGCTGCAAAGAAAGGAGACTCAAAAATGGTTTATCGACTAACAAACGAGATAgttggaaagaaaacaaatcgtACATCCCTTGTAAAAGATGAAAATGGAGACATTATTTCGGATCCACAGAAAGCTGACGAGAGATGGGCCTCACATTTCGAGAAAGTCTTAAATAGGCCCAGACCTGATGATCCAGAAACAGTACCGGATACGCCATTTTTACAAATTGACGTAAGTGCTGACCCACCCAGCACGGTAGAAGTGACGACAGctgtgaaaaagctgaaaaatggacGTGCACCTGGAGTCGATGGGATCACGGCAGAGATGCTGAAAGCGTCCCTTCGAGCCTGCATGTTCGTATGGACTGCTCTTCTAGTGGCCATTTGGAACAACGAAAAAGTCCCAAAAGATTCGACCAGAGGTATACTGgtcaaactcttcaagaaaGGCGATGCACAAATTTGTGACAATTGGAGGGGCATCAATTTGACGTCTGTGCCTAGTAAAATACTAGCCTCAGTAATACTACAACGCCTAAGAGCAGCCCTGGACTCACATCTCAGGGAAGAGCAACATGGGTTCCGACCTGGTAGGTCTTGCTCTgatcttattttcattcttagactGATGGTGGAAGAGTccagagaatggaacaaaaagCTGTACCTgctcttcattgattttgaaaaggcgttcgattctgttgaccgAGACACtatggaagattttgaaatattacggaGTACCtga